The following coding sequences are from one Anguilla anguilla isolate fAngAng1 chromosome 12, fAngAng1.pri, whole genome shotgun sequence window:
- the n4bp2l2 gene encoding NEDD4-binding protein 2-like 2 — protein MMLRSDASKSSSGKEDGDISKHSPNKRGSSALVSDQRIARGYGSGYGINGNLLGYRTQGRSDTAGNVDVAPPADGVNGEKQIFRDGTLKDRRVVIKQLGISSTDFIGPLCRPQKPKSKAELKSKAKPKPKAKPRPKANFENELSEFYKELEELEPADCVDGSADERADESNSGAWAARNPPPCGEMRFPKDRDSRWPHASRYEPDDYWQPKRHRPNFQQGPDWQGPDPPFHSDQWQHSQAFRGPHWPPHHNFNRSGYYRPAGPPPPPHPPPGFGPRRSTYYDSPEGESQWEPPQFPQGPRCPPFLGFGGYDAPQDRGPPAYPPDGFDGRREDGGNGFSSYGETAWPQPCMDSDWRQHHRPEPGPGPEPEPDPDPDPQQQWHQQPHADCDYRPAPLLLLILMRGLPGSGKSTLAKKLLSSGPNGLVLSTDDYFVDNGYAYNASLIGDAHDWNQNRAREAMDDGRSPVIIDNTNIQAWEMKPYVKMAIERRYTIDFREPDTSWKFDPFELEKRNKHGVPSNKIAQMRDRFELPMSVDIVLTSRDPPHKSASPRPPSQCPPAQCPPSQCPPSQCPLR, from the exons ATG ATGCTCAGAAGTGATGCCAGTAAGTCCAGTTCTGGAAAGGAGGACGGAGACATCAGTAAACATTCACCGAATAAACGGGGATCGTCAGCTTTGGTCTCAGATCAGAGAATTGCCCGGGGCTATGGCAGCGGTTATGGAATTAACGGCAACCTTTTGGGATACCGAACCCAAGGTCGGAGTGACACTGCAGGAAATGTGGATGTTGCCCCTCCTGCAGACGGTGTGAATGGGGAGAAACAAATTTTTAGAGATGGGACGTTGAAAGATCGAAGGGTCGTCATCAAGCAGCTGGGCATTAGCAGCACAGATTTTATTGGGCCTCTGTGTCGGCCACAAAAACCCAAGTCTAAAGCGGAACTGAAATCTAAAGCCAAACCCAAGCCTAAAGCGAAACCCAGGCCTAAGGCTAACTTTGAGAATGAGCTCAGCGAGTTCTACAAAGAACTGGAGGAGCTTGAACCGGCGGACTGCGTGGACGGCAGCGCAGACGAGCGCGCGGACGAGAGCAACTCTGGGGCCTGGGCAGCCCGAAACCCACCCCCCTGTGGGGAGATGAGGTTTCCCAAAGACCGGGACAGCCGCTGGCCTCATGCGAGCAGGTACGAGCCCGACGACTACTGGCAGCCGAAGAGACACCGGCCCAACTTTCAGCAAGGGCCAGACTGGCAGGGACCAGACCCACCTTTCCACTCAGACCAATGGCAGCACTCTCAGGCTTTCCGGGGTCCCCACTGGCCCCCACACCACAATTTCAACAGGTCTGGGTACTACAGGCCCGCCGggcccccacctcctccccatcccccaccagGTTTTGGGCCCCGAAGGAGCACATACTATGACTCTCCCGAGGGTGAAAGTCAGTGGGAGCCCCCCCAGTTTCCTCAGGGCCCCAGGTGTCCACCCTTCCTTGGCTTTGGTGGTTACGATGCTCCCCAGGACCGCGGTCCTCCTGCATACCCTCCCGATGGCTTCGATGGCCGCAGAGAGGACGGGGGGAACGGTTTCTCCTCGTACGGGGAGACTGCCTGGCCCCAGCCTTGCATGGACTCGGACTGGCGCCAGCACCACAGGCCAGAACCGGGACCGggaccagaaccagaaccagacccagacccagacccgCAGCAGCAGTGGCACCAGCAGCCACACGCGGACTGCGACtatcgccccgccccccttctgCTCCTCATTCTGATGAGGGGGTTGCCAGGGTCAGGGAAGTCCACACTGGCCAA GAAATTGCTGTCCTCTGGTCCCAACGGACTGGTTCTTAGCACGGATGATTACTTCGTTGATAACGGATACGCCTACAATGCCTCTCTGATCGGGGATGCGCACGACTGGAACCAGAACAGAG CCAGAGAAGCGATGGACGATGGCCGTTCGCCTGTAATTATTGACAATACTAACATCCAAGCCTGGGAGATGAAGCCCTATGTGAAAATG GCCATAGAGAGGAGATACACCATAGACTTCCGTGAGCCTGACACCAGCTGGAAGTTCGATCCTTTTGAGTTGGAGAA gaggAACAAGCACGGCGTCCCCTCCAATAAAATCGCTCAGATGCGGGATCGCTTTGAGCTGCCCATGTCTGTGGACATTGTGCTGACCTCTCGAGACCCGCCGCACAAGAGCGCATCGCCGCGCCCGCCGTCGCAGTGCCCGCCGGCTCAGTGCCCGCCGTCGCAGTGCCCGCCGTCTCAGTGCCCGCTGAGGTAG